The Candida dubliniensis CD36 chromosome 5, complete sequence genome has a window encoding:
- a CDS encoding heat shock protein, putative (Similar to S. cerevisiae STI1), with the protein MTTADEYKAEGNKYFAAKEFEKAIEAFTKAIEASPEPNHVLYSNRSGSYASLKDFSNALKDAEECVKINPNWAKGYNRIAGAEFGLGNFDQAKSNYEKCLELDPNNAMAKEGLKSIESALASGNGGDDNDLGFGKILNDPNLYTKLKNNPKTSEFMNDPQFVAKLERLKTNPQLGNPEMFSDPRLLTAFAALMGIDMNLPNMGFTAPNESQSNEPKEEPKEEETKPKAKEEPKATEDKDTPMTDAQDETTNDAKSQADIAKAEGNTLYKKRQFDEAIAAYNKAWELHKDITYLNNRAAAEYEKGDYDAAITTCEKAIDEGRDMRADYKLIAKSFARLGNIYLKKDELPEAVKNFEKSLTEHRTPDVLNKLRSTQREIKTRELNAYIDPEKAEEARLQGKEYFTKGDWPNAVKAYTEMIKRAPEDARGYSNRAAALAKLLSFPDAVQDCNKAIEKDPNFIRAYIRKANAQLAMKEYSHVMDTLTEARQKDIELNGGVGKSTHEIDELMNKATYQRFQAIEGETPEQTMERVSKDPEIVQILQDPVMQGILAQARENPAALQDHMKNPEVYKKINMLIAAGVIRTR; encoded by the coding sequence ATGACAACAGCAGACGAATACAAGGCAGAAGGTAATAAATACTTTGCTgctaaagaatttgaaaaggCCATTGAAGCATTTACTAAAGCAATTGAAGCCTCACCTGAACCAAACCATGTTCTTTATTCCAATCGTTCTGGGTCTTATGCCTCATTAAAAGATTTCAGTAATGCTTTGAAGGATGCCGAAGAATGTGTTAAGATCAATCCTAATTGGGCTAAAGGTTATAATAGAATTGCAGGGGCCGAATTTGGATTAGGTAATTTTGATCAAgccaaatcaaattatgaaaaatgTTTAGAATTGGATCCTAATAATGCCATGGCTAAAGAAggtttaaaatcaattgaatctgCCTTGGCATCTGgtaatggtggtgatgaCAACGATTTAGGATTTGgtaaaattttaaatgatCCTAATCTTTAtactaaattgaaaaataatccCAAAACCAGTGAATTTATGAATGATCCTCAATTTGTGGCTAAACTTGAACGTCTTAAAACTAATCCACAATTGGGTAATCCAGAAATGTTTAGTGATCCAAGATTATTGACAGCATTTGCTGCCTTGATGGGTATTGATATGAATTTACCAAACATGGGTTTCACCGCTCCAAACGAATCACAATCTAATGAACCAAAGGAGGAACCAAAGGAGGAAGAAACTAAACCAAAAGCAAAGGAAGAACCTAAAGCAACTGAAGACAAAGACACTCCAATGACTGATGCCCAAGATGAAACTACTAATGACGCCAAATCTCAAGCTGATATTGCTAAAGCTGAAGGTAATACCTTATATAAGAAACGTCAATTTGATGAAGCAATTGCCGCATATAACAAAGCTTGGGAATTACATAAAGATATCActtatttaaataatcgTGCTGCTGCTGAATATGAAAAAGGTGATTATGATGCTGCTATTACTACATGTGAAAAGGCAATTGATGAAGGTAGAGATATGAGAGctgattataaattaattgctAAATCGTTTGCTCGATTAGgtaatatttatttgaaaaaagatgaattaCCTGAAGCcgtgaaaaattttgaaaaatctttAACTGAACATCGTACTCCAGAtgtattaaataaattaagaTCAACTCAACgtgaaattaaaacaagaGAATTAAATGCTTATATAGATCCTGAAAAGGCTGAAGAAGCAAGATTACAGGGGAAAGAATATTTCACTAAAGGTGATTGGCCAAATGCTGTTAAAGCATATACAGAAATGATTAAAAGAGCACCAGAAGATGCTAGAGGATATTCTAATCGTGCTGCTGCATTAgctaaattattatcatttccTGATGCTGTACAAGATTGTAATAAAgctattgaaaaagatcCAAATTTCATTAGAGCTTATATTAGAAAAGCTAATGCTCAATTGGCAATGAAAGAATATAGTCATGTAATGGATACTTTAACTGAAGCAAGAcaaaaagatattgaattgaatggTGGCGTTGGTAAATCAACtcatgaaattgatgaattaatgaataaagCAACTTATCAAAGATTTCAAGCTATTGAAGGTGAAACTCCTGAACAAACTATGGAAAGAGTTTCAAAAGATCCagaaattgttcaaattttACAAGATCCAGTAATGCAAGGAATTTTGGCTCAAGCAAGAGAAAATCCAGCAGCTTTACAAGATCATATGAAAAATCCTGAAGTTTATAAGAAAATTAATATGTTGATTGCTGCTGGAGTTATTCGTACCAGATAA
- a CDS encoding oxysterol binding protein, putative (Similar to S. cerevisiae OSH6), translating to MGLTAKLDKLKLKTSSEDNEDDSSHAKLDNSDDIDEVDSEYQNILLSIIAQLRPGMDLSKITLPTFILEKKSMLERITNFFQIPKLLIESNNIEDPLDRFIGILRWYLASWHISPKAVKKPLNPVLGEVFTCYWDELPNNKSAYYLSEQTSHHPPKSSYFYIMPEEKIRVDGVVIPKSRFLGNSSAAIMEGCGYVTLGKWDNEVYVMNQPNVYVRGILFGKMRTELGDHMYVKCERNGLEANIEFKTKGFIYGTYDSIEGIIKDLETQKDLFQISGKWNEVMYIKNIKTGKKEVLYDTGGSKTLKPKVRPLKEQWDFESRKLWKPTITGLAQRNHEIATEEKSKVENEQRIKAKKRLEDGVEFHPKFFREVNEGDKGVKNLEYIIYKKFDLKEDPEILRERLFTVAPIVPGQKFDEKFHYPAFKKPESN from the coding sequence ATGGGATTAACAGCTAAATTAGATAAGTTGAAGCTAAAAACAAGCTCAGAAGACAATGAAGATGACTCAAGTCATGCTAAATTGGACAATTCTGATGATATTGACGAAGTTGACAGCGAATACCAGAATATATTATTGAGTATTATCGCTCAATTGCGGCCCGGTATGGATCTTTCAAAGATAACTCTTCCAACATTTATATTGGAAAAGAAGTCCATGTTAGAAAGaattacaaatttttttcaaattccaaagttattaattgaatccAACAACATTGAAGATCCCTTAGATCGATTCATTGGGATACTTAGGTGGTATTTAGCCAGCTGGCATATCTCCCCTAAAGCTGTAAAGAAGCCATTAAATCCGGTATTGGGTGAAGTTTTCACTTGTTATTGGGACGAATtaccaaataataaatcagcGTACTACTTGTCGGAACAAACCTCACACCACCCACCAAAGTCTTCGTATTTCTATATCATGCCAGAGGAGAAAATAAGGGTTGATGGAGTAGTCATTCCTAAATCTAGATTTCTAGGTAATTCATCTGCTGCTATTATGGAAGGTTGTGGATACGTGACTCTTGGCAAATGGGACAACGAGGTTTACGTAATGAACCAACCAAATGTTTATGTTAGAGGTATtttatttggaaaaatgAGGACCGAGTTAGGCGACCACATGTACGTCAAATGCGAACGAAATGGATTGGAAGctaatattgaatttaaaacGAAAGGATTTATTTATGGAACGTACGACTCAATTGAAGGAATTATCAAGGATTTGGAAACGCAGAAAGACTTATTTCAGATTTCGGGAAAATGGAATGAAGTGATGTATATAAAGAACATTAAAAcaggaaagaaagaagttTTATATGATACAGGAGGCTCGAAGACATTGAAGCCAAAAGTTAGACCGCTAAAAGAACAATGGGATTTTGAATCACGTAAGCTCTGGAAACCTACAATCACAGGTTTAGCTCAAAGAAATCATGAAATTGCAACAGAGGAAAAACTGaaagttgaaaatgaaCAGAGAATAAAAGCAAAAAAGCGATTAGAGGATGGTGTCGAATTTCACCCTAAGTTTTTCCGAGAAGTAAATGAAGGTGACAAGGGGGTTAAAAATCTTGAGTACATTATTTATAAGAAGTTCGATTTAAAGGAGGATCCTGAGATTTTAAGGGAAAGATTGTTTACGGTTGCTCCAATTGTTCCAGGTCAGAagtttgatgaaaaattccATTACCCGGCTTTCAAGAAACCAGAAAGTAATTAA
- a CDS encoding amino acid transporter, putative (Similar to S. cerevisiae GAP1): MTTKEKDEFNIDSLQNSLEPSTNMTSPANTTPISKWQAFKDSFKPQEQKPPLASSSSSSLSSSSPHHTDLANDYDIEKSLKPDQQGELRRDLKNRHVQMIALGGSVGTGLLIGSGGALHQGGPAALLIAWGITGTMVFCIIHSLGELCVAFPVNGAFSTYANMFVDSSWAFAVGWNYAIMWLIVLPLELVAAAMCITYWNDNINPASWVAIFYVMIVVINIFGVKYYGDAEMYLTIFKIIAIVGFIILGVVLVCGGGPTHEFIGNKYWKQDGAFANGFKGVATTFVTASYSMAGSEMVGLASAEVANPQKSLPKAIRQVFWRIFLFYFLSLTFIGLLVPSNSPQLLGASGTSASPFVIAIKNGGIYALPSIFNACILISVLSVGNSAVYGCSRTIQSLGAQGLGPKIFAYVDRKGRPLGGLAMSAIFGLLCFLSAYHDEATIFNWLLSVAGLATIFSWFNIGLCHVRFRLALRKQGRSLQELTFTALTGVAGSIYSMIFLCVVLVIQFWTALFPLNNKGKANAENFFQNYLGAVVILIFYIGHKLYTRNWKLWVKLEDIDLDSGRRSFDLDLIRAEIEEEKAANMAKPLYKRLWNYWC, encoded by the coding sequence ATGACTACTAAAGAGAAAGATGAGTTCAACATTGACCTGCTCCAGAATAGTCTTGAACCATCTACTAACATGACACTGCCAGCAAATACCACTCCTATTTCAAAATGGCAAGCATTTAAAGATTCATTTAAACCACAAGAACAAAAACCACCACTAGCGTCATCCTCATCTTCctcattatcatcatcatctccACATCACACTGACCTTGCTAATGATTATGATATAGAAAAACTGCTTAAACCAGATCAACAAGGAGAATTGAGAcgtgatttgaaaaatcgACATGTGCAAATGATAGCATTAGGGGGTTCAGTAGGAACAGGGTTATTAATAGGTAGTGGAGGTGCTTTACATCAAGGTGGCCCCGCTGCTTTATTAATTGCTTGGGGGATAACTGGAACCATGGTCTTTTgtattattcattcattagGAGAATTATGTGTTGCATTCCCAGTTAATGGGGCATTTTCTACTTATGCTAATATGTTTGTTGATTCGTCTTGGGCATTTGCTGTGGGATGGAATTATGCCATTATGTGGTTGATTGTTTTACCATTAGAATTAGTTGCTGCTGCTATGTGTATTACTTATTGGAATGATAACATTAATCCAGCAAGTTGGGTGGCGATATTTTATGTGatgattgttgttattaatatttttggCGTCAAATATTATGGTGATGCCGAAATGTATTtaacaatatttaaaataatTGCTATTGTCGGGTTTATAATATTAGGTGTGGTGTTAGTATGCGGAGGTGGACCAACTCATGAAtttattggtaataaatATTGGAAACAAGATGGAGCATTTGCTAATGGGTTTAAAGGGGTGGCAACTACATTTGTCACCGCTTCTTATTCCATGGCAGGTTCAGAAATGGTTGGATTAGCTAGTGCTGAAGTTGCTAATCCTCAAAAATCTTTACCTAAAGCCATTAGACAAGTTTTTTGGAGaattttccttttttatttcttatCATTAACttttattggattattaGTTCCTTCCAATTCCCCACAACTTTTAGGAGCAAGTGGCACCAGCGCATCACCATTTGTCATTGCCATTAAAAATGGTGGCATCTATGCCTTGCCATCAATCTTTAATGCTTGTATATTAATATCGGTTTTGTCAGTGGGGAACCTGGCAGTTTATGGTTGTTCAAGAACTATTCAAAGTTTAGGTGCTCAAGGTTTAGGACCTAAAATATTTGCTTACGTTGATAGGAAAGGTCGTCCATTAGGTGGTTTGGCAATGTCAGCAATATTTGGTTTGTTATGTTTCCTTTCTGCTTATCATGATGAAGCAACTATATTTAATTGGTTATTGAGTGTAGCTGGTCTTGCAACCATTTTCTCATGGTTTAATATTGGATTATGTCACGTCCGATTCAGATTGGCTTTAAGAAAACAAGGCCGTTCATTACAAGAATTGACTTTTACCGCCTTAACTGGAGTTGCCGgatcaatttattcaatgaTATTTTTATGTGTGGTGTTGgtgattcaattttggaCAGCATTATTCCCCTTGAATAATAAAGGTAAAGCAAATgcagaaaattttttccaaaattatTTGGGAGCAGTGGtcattttgattttttatattgGTCATAAATTGTACACTcgaaattggaaattatgGGTCAAGTTGGAGGATATCGATTTAGATAGTGGCAGAAGGTCATTTGATTTAGATCTTATAAGAgcagaaattgaagaagaaaaagctGCTAACATGGCTAAACCATTGTACAAACGTTTATGGAATTATTGGTGTTGA
- a CDS encoding RNA maturation protein, putative (Similar to S. cerevisiae NRD1;~In S. cerevisiae: RNA-binding protein that interacts with the C-terminal domain of the RNA polymerase II large subunit, required for transcription termination and 3' end maturation of nonpolyadenylated RNAs), protein MSSSGIEEFEAVLKEISTLPAPGVSGTRIKKLTDLAVKEINVENEPKLISILYSQCKANSSTNKLGTLYVVDSIVRRFIEEANKKNEALVPNAPEGTYASAVFKINELVESLVDDAMELSINPSINIKIGKLIDIWAKSETFSPEVISNIRNKHFKSTTPPGSPPKTSIAPVKPDATEGTKESSSILSALASLAKANGTNNETPPSSQSSSANNNESGSNATNILSQLSALAGNSSNTDSASSQPPVQQQYPSYPQGGGQTGDAALLNMLQQMQGGGGATAGASAVPPAGGVNGAREDHTAGFDRRRGRDNEYGSHYGRRNRSRSPKRGSNTWVRSSPSSSVQALQQNMQNLRQQKQANHGYPQHTNGQVDQGFVPPNAMGGELNLPGTPHYRPRTVQFDSTIPQGTVKVLSRTLFLGGVPRNMDERSLAQVLRPYAEIQSVILNSEKKHAFVKVYSRREAEQVITSFNKDGALPLRTRWGVGFGPRDCCNYQHGISIIPIQRLTEADKNWIVNAQWGGTGGQPISSGMVVDEPDIEIGSGLSSKAMSKKMPTNSARNGPKSNRPGEPDEEYVKTTLIPQGNIQMTHGAQPQFNTYSQSSVNPLQGLFENNVQQQQPPPPPQQQQQQQQQQQPPMQFPAGFPQIPPQQPGQPGMNNNEAMAMLAAMMQTMQQQQQQQHPPH, encoded by the coding sequence ATGTCGTCATCAggaattgaagaatttgaagcTGTTCTTAAAGAGATTTCAACTTTGCCTGCACCAGGTGTATCTGGTACTCGTATTAAAAAGTTGACTGATCTTGCTGTGAAAGAAATCAACGTGGAAAACGAACCAAAGTTGATTTCTATTTTGTATTCTCAATGTAAAGCAAATTCATCGACTAATAAGTTGGGAACATTATATGTTGTTGACTCCATAGTCCGAAGATTTATCGAGGAGGCtaataagaaaaatgaGGCGTTGGTGCCTAATGCGCCAGAAGGTACATATGCATCTGctgttttcaaaataaatgaaCTAGTCGAATCTTTAGTTGATGATGCTATGGAATTACTGATTAATCCTTCTATAAACATAAAAATTggtaaattgattgatatttggGCTAAACTGGAAACTTTTTCTCCAGAAGTAATTCTGAATATTAGAAACAAACATTTCAAATCTACTACCCCACCCGGTTCGCCTCCAAAAACAAGTATTGCCCCGGTTAAACCAGATGCCACGGAAGGAACAAAAGAGTCGAGTAGTATTTTGCTGGCGTTAGCTTCATTGGCCAAAGCTAATGGaacaaataatgaaacCCCGCCTAGCTCCCAATCCTCTTCAGCCAACAATAACGAAAGTGGATCCAATGCCACTAATATTTTATCTCAGTTGTCTGCTCTTGCCGGTAATAGTAGTAACACTGATAGTGCATCTTCACAACCACCagttcaacaacaataccCCTCTTACCCTCAAGGTGGTGGGCAAACCGGCGATGCTGCTCTTCTCAATATGTTGCAACAAATGCaaggtggtggtggagcTACTGCAGGCGCTTCAGCAGTCCCACCAGCTGGTGGTGTTAACGGAGCTAGAGAGGACCATACTGCTGGATTTGATAGAAGACGTGGTCGTGATAATGAATATGGTTCACATTATGGTAGAAGAAATAGATCAAGATCGCCCAAGCGTGGGTCAAACACTTGGGTGAGATCGTCTCCAAGTTCATCGGTACAGGCTCTTCAACAGAATATGCAAAACTTGAGACAACAAAAGCAAGCAAATCATGGATACCCACAACATACCAATGGTCAAGTTGATCAAGGTTTTGTTCCACCAAATGCTATGGGTGGGGAATTAAACTTACCAGGGACCCCACATTATCGTCCAAGAACAGTGCAATTTGACTCTACTATTCCACAAGGTACTGTGAAAGTGTTATCTCGAACATTATTTTTAGGAGGAGTTCCTAGAAATATGGATGAAAGGTCTTTGGCTCAAGTGTTACGTCCATATGCTGAAATCCAATCGGTTATTTTAAACAGTGAGAAAAAACATGCTTTTGTTAAAGTCTACTCCAGAAGAGAAGCAGAACAAGTTATTACTTCGTTCAACAAGGATGGTGCTTTGCCATTGAGAACAAGATGGGGAGTTGGTTTTGGACCAAGAGATTGTTGTAATTATCAACATGGTATATCGATTATTCCTATTCAAAGATTAACTGAAGCTGATAAAAACTGGATTGTTAATGCTCAATGGGGTGGTACTGGGGGTCAGCCAATACTGAGTGGTATGGTTGTGGATGAACcagatattgaaattggcTCAGGGTTATCTTCGAAGGCCATGTCAAAAAAGATGCCAACAAACTCTGCTAGAAATGGTCCTAAGTCAAATAGACCAGGCGAACCAGATGAAGAATACGTGAAGACAACATTGATTCCTCAAGGAAATATTCAAATGACTCATGGTGCTCAACCCCAGTTTAATACGTATCTGCAATCGTCAGTCAATCCTTTGCAAGGgttatttgaaaacaatgtacaacaacaacaaccgccaccaccaccacaacaacaacaacaacaacagcagcagcagcaaccTCCAATGCAATTTCCTGCAGGGTTTCCTCAAATTCCTCCACAACAACCAGGTCAGCCTGGTATGAACAATAATGAAGCAATGGCAATGCTTGCTGCAATGATGCAAACCatgcaacaacagcaacaacaacaacacccACCCCATTAG
- the FCR3 gene encoding AP-1-like transcription factor, putative (partially functionally complements the fluconazole sensitivity of an S. cerevisiae pdr1 pdr3 double mutant) — translation MIFKTENSSTPPNADWSQSKGFTNPGSSIPILEDDCELDHENLALLNSGEHVHEQIFHQTSELNGIGVVAPSPEMMVNLNNQPGYQYNNNNNNLAHDLYFTGPMQMPSTQHPYTTNANNRLSYSNSSEEFSPVGANNMSPDSTGNSSNLAGNNNYNNNKRKASNESFSPVSSSHHHYGTETGNNGISKASHRSRKKLLDEKDAALIARDDSELTEEELQLKRKAQNRAAQRAFRERKESKLKELEAKLLASEEERQKLLDELESIKKQNISIATENEILKHNGIGNTNNNNDIQIGNNIIGHGRLLVDKFNFPKTQKDFIQHVLQGTNHQLKDENKDKIYNDNQGHKLLALGAVWDYLQIKAEEADLDFNSIDFNDVMEKLKGNEKCHGYGPAYPLELVNEAIESSLN, via the coding sequence ATGATTTTTAAAACTgaaaattcatcaacacCACCAAATGCTGATTGGTCTCAAAGCAAAGGTTTTACCAACCCAGGTTCATCAATCCCTATTTTAGAGGATGATTGTGAATTAGACCACGAAAATCTTGCTTTATTGAATAGTGGAGAACATGTACATGAACAGATATTTCATCAAACTTCAGAATTAAACGGTATTGGAGTTGTTGCCCCTTCACCAGAGATGATGgttaatttgaataatcaACCTGGTTAccaatacaacaacaataataataatcttgcTCATGATTTGTATTTTACTGGACCAATGCAAATGCCTTCAACTCAACATCCTTATACAACAAATGCCAATAATCGTTTATcatattcaaattcttcagaGGAATTTTCTCCAGTTGGTGCAAACAACATGTCACCTGATTCTACAGGAAATTCATCTAACCTTGctggtaataataattataataataataaaagaaaagccAGTAATGAGTCTTTTTCACCAGTGTCTAGTCTGCATCACCATTATGGCACAGAGACTGGTAATAATGGTATAAGTAAGGCAAGCCACAGGTCAAGGAAAAAACTATTGGATGAGAAAGATGCTGCTTTGATTGCTCGAGATGATTCTGAATTGACTGAAGAGGAATTACAATTGAAACGTAAGGCACAAAACCGAGCTGCTCAAAGAGCATTCCGAGAACGTAAAGAATCgaaattaaaagaattagaagCAAAATTATTAGCTAGTGAAGAAGAACGACAAAAATTACttgatgaattagaatcaattaaaaaacaaaacattTCCATTGCCactgaaaatgaaatattgaAACATAACGGAATAGgaaatactaataataataatgatattcaaattggtaataatattatagGTCATGGTCGTTTACtagttgataaatttaattttccCAAGACTCAAAAAGATTTTATTCAACATGTATTACAAGGTActaatcatcaattaaaagatgaaaataaagataaaatatataatgatAATCAAGGTCATAAATTACTAGCTCTTGGTGCCGTTTGGGATTATTTACAAATTAAAGCTGAAGAAGCCGATTTGGATTTTAATTctattgattttaatgatgtaatggaaaaattaaaagGGAATGAAAAATGTCATGGTTATGGTCCAGCATATCCTCTTGAATTAGTCAATGAAGCAATTGAAAGTAGTTTAAATTGA
- the MTLALPHA2 gene encoding MTL alpha 2, putative (no gene name yet assigned to C. dubliniensis gene;~no positional orthologue on C. albicans chromosome 5;~spliced gene), translated as MNTHSEALFQINQRLLFHIRTLSNFPVFDPQKITSDVETDIKKMVSIMKFKRLTNEDEAIMKMINDCSKVLQEMLLERIMLQQDSIQFFTEKEASDSSFSNTVDDAIEDGDDRKTKSRRLTKKQLLVLEGWFQKHKNHPYSQKDQTNLLIKSTKLSKSQVQNWISNRRRKEKNTKVSPELAALLLTG; from the exons ATGAATACACATCTGGAGGcactttttcaaataaatcaacGTTTGCTATTTCATATAAGAACTTTATCAAACTTTCCAGTGTTTGACCctcaaaaaattacaagTGATGTTGAAACcgatatcaaaaaaatggTTTCTATTATGAAATTCAAAAGACTTAcaaatgaagatgaagctataatgaaaatgataaatgaTTGCTCTAAAGTATTGCAAGAGATGTTATTAGAAAGAATTATGTTGCAACAGGactcaattcaattttttactGAAAAAGAGGCTCTGGATAgttcattttcaaatacaGTGGACGATGCTATTGAAGATGGCGATGACAGGAAGACCAAAAGTAGAAGACTTACAAAAAAGCAGTTGCTTGTGTTGGAGGGATGGTTTCAAAAACACAAGAACCATCCATATCTGCAGAAAGACCAAACTAACTTATTAATCAAGTCAACAAAACTTTCGAAATCACAAGTACAAAATTG GATATCcaatagaagaagaaaggaGAAAAATACTAAGGTGTCACCTGAGTTGGCTGCTTTGTTATTAACAGGATAA